In Bombina bombina isolate aBomBom1 chromosome 6, aBomBom1.pri, whole genome shotgun sequence, a single genomic region encodes these proteins:
- the LOC128662419 gene encoding potassium voltage-gated channel subfamily A member 1, whose protein sequence is MTVIAGENMDETSALPGHPQDSYQPDHDDHECCERVVINVSGLRFETQLKTLAQFPSTLLGNPKKRMRYFDPLRNEYFFDRNRPSFDAILYYYQSGGRLRRPVNVPLDMFSEEIKFYELGEEAMEKFREDEGFIKEEERPLPEREFQRQVWLLFEYPESSGPARIIAIISVMVILISIVIFCLETLPELKEERLFSRRVENSTVFYKTNIFTDPFFVVETLCIIWFSFELVVRFFACPSKPEFFKNIMNFIDIVAIIPYFITLGTEMAEQDGPQKGEQATSLAILRVIRLVRVFRIFKLSRHSKGLQILGQTLKASMRELGLLIFFLFIGVILFSSAVYFAEAEEDDSHFSSIPDAFWWAVVSMTTVGYGDMYPVTIGGKIVGSLCAIAGVLTIALPVPVIVSNFNYFYHRETEGEEQAQLLHVSSPNLASNSDLSRRSSSTMSKSEYMEIEEDLNNSIDNFREANLRTGNCTVANQNCVNKSKLLTDV, encoded by the coding sequence ATGACTGTCATAGCTGGGGAGAACATGGACGAAACCTCAGCCTTGCCAGGTCACCCTCAGGACAGCTACCAACCTGATCATGATGACCATGAGTGCTGTGAGAGGGTTGTTATAAATGTATCTGGGCTGCGCTTTGAGACCCAATTAAAGACACTTGCTCAATTTCCCAGTACTCTACTGGGTAACCCCAAAAAGAGGATGCGCTACTTTGACCCCCTAAGGAATGAGTATTTCTTTGATCGTAACCGCCCCAgttttgatgccatattatattaCTACCAATCAGGAGGCAGGCTCCGGAGACCTGTCAATGTGCCTCTGGACATGTTTTCTGAAGAGATCAAATTCTATGAACTAGGGGAAGAAGCCATGGAAAAATTTCGTGAGGATGAGGGCTTTATTAAAGAGGAGGAACGCCCTCTGCCAGAAAGAGAGTTCCAGCGTCAGGTTTGGCTACTTTTTGAATACCCTGAGAGCTCAGGGCCAGCCAGGATCATTGCCATAATATCAGTCATGGTGATCCTAATTTCTATTGTTATTTTCTGCCTGGAGACTTTGCCAGAGTTAAAAGAAGAAAGGTTATTTTCACGTCGAGTTGAGAACAGTACAGTATTCTACAAAACCAACATTTTCACAGATCCATTCTTTGTGGTGGAGACCCTCTGCATTATCTGGTTCTCTTTTGAATTGGTGGTCAGGTTCTTTGCTTGCCCAAGCAAGCCAGAGTTTTTCAAGAACATCATGAACTTCATTGACATAGTGGCCATcattccttattttatcaccttgGGAACTGAGATGGCAGAGCAAGATGGTCCCCAAAAGGGAGAGCAGGCAACATCATTGGCAATCCTGAGGGTCATCAGACTGGTAAGAGTCTTTAGAATCTTCAAACTCTCCAGACATTCTAAGGGCCTACAAATTTTGGGACAGACCTTGAAAGCTAGTATGAGAGAACTAGGGTTGCTTATCTTCTTTCTATTCATTGGGGTCATCTTGTTCTCCAGTGCAGTTTACTTTGCTGAAGCTGAAGAGGATGACTCTCATTTCTCAAGTATCCCTGATGCTTTCTGGTGGGCGGTGGTATCTATGACCACTGTGGGCTATGGTGACATGTACCCTGTGACAATTGGAGGCAAAATTGTGGGCTCCTTGTGTGCCATTGCTGGTGTGCTGACAATTGCCTTGCCTGTACCTGTCATTGTGTCCAACTTCAACTACTTTTACCACCGAGAAACTGAAGGGGAAGAACAGGCTCAGTTGCTTCATGTTAGCTCACCTAATTTAGCCTCTAACAGTGATCTGAGCCGGCGCAGTTCATCCACAATGAGCAAATCTGAGTACATGGAGATTGAAGAGGATCTGAATAATAGCATAGACAATTTTAGGGAGGCAAATCTCAGAACTGGCAACTGCACCGTAGCCAATCAGAACTGTGTTAACAAAAGCAAGCTGCTGACAGATGTGTAG